The following are encoded together in the Glycine max cultivar Williams 82 chromosome 8, Glycine_max_v4.0, whole genome shotgun sequence genome:
- the LOC106799597 gene encoding uncharacterized protein yields MVTESDLWAQFKRWGDVWEIFISKHRNRGGKRYGFVRFRGVSDERTLERQLDNLVIGGLKLYVNIPKYERRRECHAQRTVEPKTQTHNRRQGVPTHRQTYDHHRVAPTSYAKALLSNTIPEPRQYPGDVGARHAGSQSSLFIDIPTGTKSWFSDAWVGRLKTMTSFDKAEDDIIWEIGDNVVPKYLGDDMILVLGLSDSKAEQLANEENMHGTTLFSSLEKWSSNIKIGHRLVWVLCWGIPLEAWDTTSIRKIVAPIGDLVEMDDDVEELRRLNRARVLVRTPWKPLRSL; encoded by the exons ATGG TAACAGAGAGCGACCTGTGGGCACAGTTTAAAAGATGGGGGGACGTCTGGGAGATCTTCATCTCCAAACATAGAAACAGAGGTGGGAAGAGGTATGGTTTTGTGAGGTTCAGAGGTGTCTCCGACGAACGTACACTTGAAAGACAGCTTGACAACCTCGTAATAGGTGGCCTGAAACTGTATGTCAACATCCCAAAGTACGAGAGGAGGAGGGAATGTCATGCACAAAGAACAGTGGAGCCCAAAACCCAGACACACAACCGTAGGCAAGGTGTGCCAACTCACCGCCAAACGTATGATCACCACAGGGTAGCCCCGACGTCGTACGCAAAAGCCTTGCTCTCAAATACTATACCAGAACCAAGGCAGTACCCAGGGGATGTTGGCGCTAGGCACGCTGGATCACAATCGTCACTTTTCATTGACATCCCGACGGGGACCAAGTCTTGGTTCTCTGATGCGTGGGTTGGTCGCCTGAAGACCATGACAAGTTTCGACAAAGCGGAAGACGACATAATCTGGGAGATAGGTGATAATGTTGTGCCTAAGTATCTCGGCGACGACATGATTTTGGTCCTTGGTCTCTCGGATAGCAAGGCGGAACAACTGGCGAATGAAGAGAATATGCATGGGACGACGCTGTTTTCCTCACTGGAGAAATGGAGCAGCAATATCAAAATAGGCCATAGACTAGTATGGGTCTTGTGTTGGGGCATCCCATTAGAGGCATGGGATACGACAAGCATCCGTAAGATTGTCGCCCCGATAGGAGATTTGGTGGAGATGGATGATGATGTGGAGGAGTTGCGTAGACTGAATAGGGCGAGGGTACTCGTTAGGACCCCATGGAAGCCCTTGCGAAGCTTGTAA
- the LOC100797888 gene encoding mitochondrial uncoupling protein 5, whose product MGVKGFVEGGIASVIAGCSTHPLDLIKVRMQLQGETQQPSNLRPALAFHPSSVHAPPQPAAKEGPIAVGVKLVQQEGVAALFSGVSATVLRQLLYSTTRMGLYEVLKKKWSDPNSAGGTLSLSRKITAGLISGGIGAVVGNPADVAMVRMQADGRLPPIRQRNYKSVLDAIARMTKDEGITSLWRGSSLTVNRAMLVTASQLASYDQFKEMILEKGVMRDGLGTHVTSSFAAGFVAAVTSNPVDVIKTRVMNMKVEPGAAPPYSGALDCALKTVRKEGPMALYKGFIPTISRQGPFTVVLFVTLEQVRKLLKDF is encoded by the coding sequence ATGGGTGTCAAAGGTTTCGTCGAAGGAGGCATTGCTTCTGTGATCGCAGGGTGTTCCACACACCCTCTTGATCTCATCAAGGTAAGAATGCAGCTTCAAGGAGAGACCCAGCAACCCTCGAATCTCCGACCCGCACTCGCCTTCCACCCTAGCTCCGTCCACGCGCCGCCGCAGCCGGCGGCCAAGGAGGGTCCCATTGCCGTCGGAGTTAAGTTAGTCCAACAAGAAGGCGTGGCCGCGCTTTTCTCCGGCGTCTCCGCCACCGTCCTCCGCCAGCTTCTCTACTCCACCACTCGCATGGGACTCTACGAGGTGCTCAAGAAGAAATGGTCCGATCCCAATTCTGCCGGAGGCACCTTGTCGCTATCTCGTAAGATAACGGCAGGGTTAATTTCTGGTGGAATCGGCGCAGTCGTTGGAAATCCCGCCGATGTAGCCATGGTCCGCATGCAGGCCGACGGAAGACTTCCGCCGATCCGACAACGGAATTATAAATCCGTCCTTGACGCCATCGCAaggatgacaaaagacgaggGCATCACTAGCTTATGGCGTGGTTCATCGTTAACAGTGAACCGCGCCATGTTAGTGACGGCCTCGCAGCTCGCTTCTTACGACCAGTTCAAGGAGATGATTTTGGAAAAGGGTGTAATGCGTGATGGTCTTGGGACCCATGTAACGTCGAGTTTCGCAGCGGGGTTTGTGGCGGCGGTTACGTCGAACCCCGTTGACGTGATCAAGACTAGGGTGATGAACATGAAGGTGGAACCTGGGGCGGCGCCGCCGTATTCCGGCGCACTGGATTGCGCCTTGAAGACGGTACGCAAAGAGGGCCCCATGGCTCTTTACAAAGGCTTTATTCCCACGATTTCGAGACAAGGACCCTTCACTGTTGTTTTGTTCGTCACGTTAGAACAGGTTCGAAAGTTGCTTAAGGATTTCTAA